Proteins from a single region of Stutzerimonas stutzeri:
- the ychF gene encoding redox-regulated ATPase YchF, with the protein MGFNCGIVGLPNVGKSTLFNALTKSGIAAENFPFCTIEPNSGIVPMPDPRLDALAAIVKPERVIPTTMEFVDIAGLVEGASKGEGLGNKFLANIRETDAIAHVVRCFQDDNVIHVANSVDPKRDIEIIDLELIFADLDSCEKQLQKVTRNAKGGDKDAVAQKALLEKLIPHFTEGKPARTLLKTLGTEEKAMVRGFHLLTSKPVMYIANVAEDGFENNPLLDVVQAIADAEGAPVVPVCNKIEAEIAELDDGEEKDMFLESLGLEEPGLNRVIRAGYELLNLQTYFTAGVKEVRAWTVKVGATAPQAAAVIHTDFEKGFIRAEVVAYDDFIAYKGEAGAKEAGKWRLEGKEYIVKDGDVMHFRFNV; encoded by the coding sequence ATGGGATTCAACTGCGGCATCGTCGGTCTGCCCAACGTCGGCAAGTCCACCCTGTTCAACGCCCTGACCAAATCCGGCATCGCGGCTGAGAACTTCCCGTTCTGTACCATCGAGCCGAACAGCGGCATCGTGCCGATGCCCGATCCACGTCTCGATGCGCTGGCGGCGATCGTCAAGCCAGAGCGGGTGATCCCCACCACCATGGAGTTCGTCGATATCGCCGGCTTGGTGGAAGGTGCCTCGAAAGGTGAAGGCCTGGGCAACAAGTTCCTTGCCAATATCCGCGAGACCGATGCCATCGCCCACGTCGTGCGCTGCTTCCAGGATGACAACGTGATTCACGTTGCCAACAGCGTCGACCCCAAGCGCGACATCGAGATCATCGACCTCGAGCTGATCTTTGCCGACCTCGACAGCTGCGAGAAGCAGCTGCAGAAAGTCACCCGCAACGCCAAGGGTGGCGACAAGGACGCCGTGGCGCAGAAAGCCCTGCTCGAGAAGCTCATCCCACACTTCACCGAGGGCAAGCCGGCGCGCACCCTGCTGAAGACCTTGGGAACCGAAGAAAAGGCCATGGTGCGCGGCTTCCACCTACTCACCAGCAAGCCGGTGATGTACATCGCCAACGTCGCCGAAGACGGCTTCGAGAACAACCCGCTGCTCGATGTGGTCCAGGCCATCGCCGACGCCGAGGGCGCACCCGTAGTACCGGTGTGCAACAAGATCGAAGCGGAAATCGCCGAACTCGATGACGGCGAAGAAAAAGACATGTTCCTGGAATCCCTCGGCCTCGAAGAGCCTGGCCTGAACCGCGTGATTCGCGCCGGCTATGAACTGCTCAACCTGCAGACCTACTTCACCGCCGGCGTGAAGGAAGTTCGTGCCTGGACGGTCAAGGTCGGAGCCACCGCACCGCAGGCTGCCGCGGTGATCCACACCGACTTCGAGAAAGGCTTTATCCGCGCCGAAGTAGTCGCCTACGACGACTTCATCGCCTACAAGGGTGAAGCAGGCGCTAAGGAAGCCGGCAAGTGGCGCCTGGAAGGCAAGGAGTACATCGTCAAGGACGGCGACGTGATGCACTTCCGCTTCAACGTCTGA
- the pth gene encoding aminoacyl-tRNA hydrolase — translation MTAVKLIVGLGNPGPEYDQTRHNAGALFVERLAAREGVSLSNDRKYFGLVGKFSHQGDDIRLLIPTTYMNRSGQAVAALAGFFRIPPESILVAHDELDMPPGVAKLKQGGGHGGHNGLRDIIAKLGNQNGFHRLRLGIGHPGHASLVSGYVLGRAPQAEREKLDASIDFALDVVPEILTGDWTRAMQRLHSQKA, via the coding sequence GTGACTGCCGTAAAACTGATCGTCGGCCTGGGAAATCCAGGCCCTGAATACGACCAGACCCGGCATAACGCGGGGGCTCTTTTCGTTGAGCGTCTGGCTGCCCGCGAAGGCGTCTCGCTCAGCAATGATCGCAAGTATTTCGGCCTGGTCGGCAAGTTCAGCCATCAGGGCGACGATATCCGCCTGCTCATCCCCACCACGTACATGAACCGCAGCGGTCAAGCGGTGGCGGCATTGGCTGGCTTTTTCCGAATTCCCCCCGAGTCTATCCTGGTCGCCCATGATGAACTCGATATGCCCCCCGGCGTCGCCAAACTCAAGCAGGGTGGCGGTCATGGCGGGCACAACGGGCTACGCGACATCATCGCCAAGCTCGGCAATCAGAACGGCTTTCATCGCCTGCGCCTGGGTATCGGCCATCCTGGCCACGCCAGCCTGGTCAGCGGTTACGTGCTAGGGCGTGCGCCACAGGCCGAGCGCGAAAAGCTCGATGCCAGTATCGACTTCGCACTGGACGTCGTGCCAGAAATCCTGACCGGCGACTGGACCCGCGCCATGCAGCGCCTGCACAGCCAGAAGGCCTGA
- a CDS encoding 50S ribosomal protein L25/general stress protein Ctc: MNDFTLNAQVRSDLGKGASRRLRRNAALVPAVIYGGDKAPQSISILAKDFAKLLENEASFSHVLNLNVDGQNESVLIKALQRHPAKSFVLHADFVRVVAGHKLTATVPLHFINQESSVGVKQQGGEILHNLNEVEVSCLPQDLPEFIEVDMANVEVGQVLHMTDIKLPKGVELVALAHGSDLPVANVHAPRVSKEDAPKEEDAAE, encoded by the coding sequence ATGAACGATTTCACTCTGAATGCCCAAGTGCGTTCCGACCTGGGGAAAGGTGCGAGCCGCCGCCTGCGTCGTAACGCCGCCCTGGTTCCGGCCGTCATCTACGGTGGCGACAAGGCCCCGCAGTCCATCAGCATCCTGGCCAAGGATTTCGCCAAGCTGCTGGAGAACGAAGCTTCCTTCAGCCACGTGCTGAACCTGAACGTCGATGGCCAGAACGAATCCGTTCTGATCAAGGCGCTGCAGCGTCACCCGGCCAAGAGCTTCGTCCTGCACGCGGACTTCGTGCGCGTCGTTGCCGGCCACAAGCTGACCGCCACCGTTCCCCTGCACTTCATCAACCAGGAATCTTCCGTAGGCGTGAAGCAGCAAGGCGGCGAAATCCTGCACAACCTGAACGAAGTCGAAGTTTCCTGCCTGCCGCAAGACCTGCCGGAATTCATCGAAGTCGACATGGCCAACGTCGAAGTCGGCCAGGTTCTGCACATGACCGACATCAAGCTGCCGAAAGGCGTTGAGCTGGTCGCCCTGGCCCACGGCAGCGACCTGCCGGTTGCCAACGTTCACGCTCCGCGCGTGAGCAAGGAAGACGCTCCGAAAGAAGAAGACGCCGCCGAGTAA
- a CDS encoding ribose-phosphate pyrophosphokinase, which yields MSKMMVFTGNANPDLARRVVRQLHIPLGDAYVGKFSDGEISVEINENVRGKDVFLIQPTCAPTNDNLMELVVLADAFRRSSASRITAVIPYFGYARQDRRPRSARVPISAKVVADMLDVVGVNRVLTVDLHADQIQGFFDMPVDNIYGSPVLVDDIQAQRFDNLMIVSPDIGGVVRARAVAKSLGVDLAIIDKRRPKANQSEVMHIIGDIDGRTCILVDDMVDTAGTLCHAAKALKDHGAAKVYAYCTHPILSGRAIENIEGSVLDELVVTNTIPLSAAAQSCTRIRQLDIAPVVAEAVRRISNAESISAMFR from the coding sequence GTGTCCAAGATGATGGTCTTCACGGGGAACGCCAACCCCGACCTGGCCCGGCGTGTCGTACGTCAGCTGCATATCCCCCTCGGTGATGCCTACGTCGGAAAATTCTCCGACGGCGAAATCAGTGTCGAGATCAACGAGAACGTTCGTGGTAAGGACGTCTTTCTGATTCAACCGACCTGCGCCCCGACCAACGACAACCTGATGGAACTGGTGGTACTGGCCGACGCCTTCCGCCGCTCCTCGGCGTCGCGCATCACCGCAGTGATCCCCTACTTCGGTTATGCCCGCCAGGATCGTCGCCCGCGCTCTGCCCGTGTACCGATCAGCGCCAAGGTCGTGGCCGACATGCTCGACGTCGTTGGCGTCAACCGTGTGCTGACCGTTGACCTGCACGCCGACCAGATCCAGGGCTTCTTCGACATGCCGGTGGACAACATCTACGGCTCGCCGGTCCTGGTCGACGACATCCAGGCTCAGCGCTTCGACAACCTGATGATCGTCTCCCCCGATATCGGCGGCGTAGTTCGCGCCCGTGCCGTAGCCAAGTCCCTTGGCGTCGACCTGGCGATCATCGACAAGCGTCGACCAAAGGCCAACCAGTCGGAAGTGATGCACATCATCGGTGACATCGATGGCCGTACCTGCATCCTCGTCGACGACATGGTCGATACCGCCGGCACCCTGTGCCATGCAGCCAAGGCGCTGAAGGATCATGGCGCCGCCAAGGTCTACGCCTACTGCACGCACCCGATCCTGTCCGGCCGCGCCATCGAGAACATCGAAGGCTCCGTGCTTGACGAACTGGTGGTGACCAACACCATCCCGCTGTCGGCTGCCGCACAGTCCTGCACCCGAATTCGCCAACTGGACATCGCGCCAGTGGTGGCTGAAGCGGTTCGCCGCATCAGCAATGCCGAATCGATCAGTGCGATGTTCCGCTAA
- the ispE gene encoding 4-(cytidine 5'-diphospho)-2-C-methyl-D-erythritol kinase, giving the protein MLTLPAPAKLNLMLHIVGRRADGYHELQTLFQFLDHGDELSFSPREDGEIRLHTELPGVDHDSNLIVRAARLLQHESGCPQGADIHLLKRLPMGGGIGGGSSDAATALLGLNHLWQLHLEEDQLAELGLTLGADVPVFVRGRAAFAEGVGERLQPVELPEPWFLVIAPQVSVNTAEIFADPELTRNTPAITVRSLLAGGGHNDCQPIVEKRYPEVRNALSLLNKFVPASMTGTGACVFGSFPNEGEADKVRRQLPDTLPSFVARGRNVSMLHRCLEKLAQEVSA; this is encoded by the coding sequence ATGCTGACGCTACCAGCGCCCGCCAAACTCAATCTGATGCTGCACATAGTCGGGCGCCGCGCCGACGGTTACCACGAGTTGCAGACGCTATTCCAGTTTCTCGACCATGGTGACGAACTCAGCTTCAGCCCGCGTGAAGACGGCGAAATCCGCCTGCATACCGAGCTGCCGGGGGTCGATCACGACAGCAACCTGATCGTCCGCGCAGCGCGCCTGCTGCAGCATGAGAGCGGTTGCCCGCAAGGTGCCGACATTCATCTGCTCAAGCGGCTGCCCATGGGCGGTGGTATTGGCGGTGGCAGCTCCGACGCGGCGACCGCCCTGCTCGGCCTGAACCACCTGTGGCAGCTGCATCTGGAGGAAGACCAGCTGGCCGAGCTAGGGCTAACCCTGGGCGCCGATGTCCCAGTATTCGTTCGCGGCCGGGCAGCCTTTGCCGAGGGGGTTGGCGAGCGTCTGCAACCGGTCGAATTACCCGAACCTTGGTTCCTCGTAATCGCGCCGCAAGTCTCTGTTAATACAGCGGAAATATTTGCCGACCCAGAGTTGACACGTAATACCCCGGCCATTACAGTTCGCAGCCTTCTTGCAGGGGGCGGTCATAATGACTGTCAGCCGATCGTCGAGAAGCGTTATCCAGAAGTTCGTAACGCTTTGAGCTTGTTGAACAAATTCGTTCCGGCAAGCATGACTGGCACTGGAGCTTGTGTGTTTGGGAGCTTCCCAAACGAAGGCGAGGCTGATAAAGTCCGCCGCCAACTTCCAGACACTTTGCCAAGTTTCGTGGCCCGCGGTCGTAACGTTTCGATGTTGCACCGATGCCTTGAAAAACTGGCGCAGGAAGTAAGTGCGTAG
- the lolB gene encoding lipoprotein insertase outer membrane protein LolB, with protein MSLLKNLLAPCLALLLAGCAALGPHESVEGPGNTAAWKEHRSHVATLDGWQISGKIGIRAPQESGSGTLFWLQRQDYFDIRLSGPLGRGATRLTGRPDAVSLEVAGQGRFEAESPEALVEAQLGWQLPVSHLLWWVRGLPAPDSRSRLSIDSESRLARLEQDGWQVEYLAYAEHNGFVLPERIRLQGHDLQITLVIKDWQPRQLGR; from the coding sequence ATGTCACTGTTGAAAAACCTCCTTGCTCCCTGCCTGGCCCTCCTGCTTGCTGGCTGTGCCGCCCTGGGCCCACACGAATCGGTTGAAGGCCCCGGCAATACCGCGGCCTGGAAGGAGCACCGTAGCCATGTAGCAACGCTTGATGGCTGGCAGATCAGCGGCAAGATCGGCATTCGCGCACCACAGGAATCCGGCAGCGGCACGCTGTTCTGGCTGCAACGCCAAGACTACTTTGACATCCGCCTGTCCGGCCCCCTAGGCCGCGGCGCCACGAGACTCACCGGCCGACCGGATGCCGTGTCGCTGGAAGTTGCCGGTCAGGGTCGCTTCGAAGCGGAGTCCCCCGAAGCGTTGGTCGAAGCTCAACTCGGCTGGCAGTTGCCGGTCTCCCACCTGCTCTGGTGGGTGCGCGGGCTGCCAGCACCGGACAGCCGCAGTCGCTTGAGCATAGACAGCGAGAGCCGCCTGGCGCGTCTTGAGCAGGACGGCTGGCAGGTTGAGTATCTAGCCTATGCCGAACACAACGGTTTCGTCCTGCCCGAGCGCATCCGGCTACAAGGGCACGATCTGCAGATCACCCTGGTGATCAAGGACTGGCAACCCCGCCAGCTGGGCCGTTGA
- a CDS encoding tetratricopeptide repeat protein: MKRLAALAALLLLGGCQTFTQQTPENSPPVEDAAQESAASTATEYGSFSRQSLYALLVAELAGQRNRFDIALGNYVQQAHATQDAGVAERGFRIAEYLGADQAALDTALIWARNAPESLDAQRAAAVQLARAGRYEESLEFMEKVLQGQGDTHFDFLALSASETDPDTRAGLLQSFDKLLLKHPNNPQLSFGKAVLLQQDDRSEEALALLQEQPDKQRQIPSILLEARLLHSLQRSDQALPLLEKSLRQHPEDKRLRLTYARLLVEQERLEDAMGEFATLVQQHPADDDLRFSMALVCMEAEAWREATAYLEELIERGSHLDAAHFNLGRAYQAMDKKAKALEALAEVGPGNEFLPAKLLQSQLLYSSKRDQEASAVLADARQQQPDYAIQLYLIEIEALAEHSRTEQAWQLVEQALAEYPDDLNLLYTRAMLAEKRGDLGQLERDLRFIIEREPDNAMALNALGYTLADRTSRHDEALQLIEQAYQLNPDDPAILDSLGWINFRLGKLAEAEVLLRKALQRFPDHEVAAHLGEVLWTKGERSEARAVWSKALKLQPDSPILLETIKRLTGSEKL; encoded by the coding sequence ATGAAAAGACTTGCCGCACTTGCCGCCCTGCTATTACTCGGCGGCTGCCAGACCTTCACGCAGCAAACTCCCGAGAACAGCCCGCCGGTTGAGGACGCTGCGCAGGAGAGCGCTGCCAGCACTGCGACAGAGTACGGCTCATTCAGCCGTCAGTCCCTCTACGCACTGTTGGTGGCGGAACTGGCCGGCCAACGCAATCGCTTCGATATCGCTCTGGGCAACTACGTCCAGCAGGCGCACGCCACGCAGGACGCGGGCGTGGCCGAACGCGGCTTCCGCATCGCCGAATACCTAGGCGCCGATCAGGCAGCGCTGGATACTGCCCTGATCTGGGCACGCAACGCGCCGGAGAGTCTCGATGCACAGCGCGCCGCCGCAGTGCAGCTGGCACGCGCCGGCCGCTATGAAGAATCCTTGGAGTTCATGGAGAAGGTCCTGCAGGGCCAGGGCGACACGCATTTCGATTTCCTCGCCCTTTCAGCCTCGGAAACCGATCCTGACACTCGCGCCGGTCTGCTGCAGAGCTTCGACAAGCTGCTGCTCAAGCACCCGAACAACCCGCAACTGTCCTTCGGCAAGGCCGTTCTGCTACAGCAGGATGATCGCAGCGAGGAGGCGCTGGCCCTTCTGCAGGAGCAGCCGGACAAGCAGCGCCAGATCCCATCGATCCTGCTCGAAGCGCGCCTGCTGCACAGCCTGCAGCGCAGCGACCAAGCCCTGCCGCTGCTGGAGAAAAGCCTTCGTCAGCACCCCGAAGACAAACGCCTGCGCCTGACCTACGCGCGCCTGCTGGTCGAGCAGGAACGTCTGGAAGACGCCATGGGCGAGTTCGCCACGCTGGTCCAGCAACATCCTGCCGACGATGACCTGCGCTTCTCCATGGCGCTGGTGTGCATGGAGGCAGAAGCCTGGCGCGAAGCCACCGCTTACTTGGAAGAGCTGATCGAGCGCGGGAGTCATCTCGACGCCGCTCATTTCAATCTTGGCCGCGCGTATCAAGCCATGGACAAAAAAGCCAAGGCCCTGGAGGCCCTCGCCGAGGTAGGCCCCGGCAACGAATTTCTACCGGCGAAACTGCTACAGAGTCAGCTGCTCTACTCCAGCAAACGCGATCAGGAAGCCTCTGCGGTGCTTGCCGATGCCCGCCAGCAGCAGCCTGACTATGCCATCCAGTTGTACCTGATCGAGATTGAGGCGCTCGCCGAGCACAGTCGAACCGAACAGGCCTGGCAACTGGTAGAGCAGGCACTTGCCGAGTATCCCGATGATCTCAACCTGCTCTACACCCGTGCCATGCTTGCGGAGAAGCGCGGCGATCTGGGCCAACTGGAGCGCGACCTGCGCTTCATCATCGAGCGCGAGCCTGACAACGCCATGGCGCTCAATGCGCTGGGCTACACGTTGGCCGACCGCACCAGCCGTCATGACGAAGCACTGCAGCTGATCGAGCAGGCTTACCAACTCAACCCCGATGATCCTGCGATCCTCGACAGCCTTGGCTGGATCAACTTCCGCCTGGGCAAGCTTGCCGAGGCGGAAGTCCTGCTGCGCAAAGCGCTGCAGCGCTTCCCCGACCACGAAGTCGCCGCGCATCTAGGTGAAGTGCTATGGACAAAGGGTGAACGCAGCGAGGCCCGCGCGGTCTGGTCGAAGGCACTCAAACTACAACCGGACAGCCCGATCTTGCTCGAGACGATCAAGCGGCTGACCGGATCGGAGAAGCTCTGA
- the hemA gene encoding glutamyl-tRNA reductase, whose protein sequence is MAFLALGINHKTASVDVRERVAFTPDQMVEALRQLCRVTPTREAAILSTCNRSELYLQQDEVEAEAVLAWLASYHRLSLDELKACAYVHVDDQAVRHMMRVASGLDSLVLGEPQILGQMKSAYAVAREAGSVGPLLGRLFQATFSTAKTVRTDTAIGENPVSVAFAAVSLARQIFSNLQRSQALLIGAGETITLVARHLHEQGVKKIVVANRTLERASALAAELGAQAILLADIPDELHNSDIVISSTASQLPILGKGAVEQALKRRKHKPMFMVDIAVPRDIESQVGELDDVYLYTVDDLHEVVAENLKSRQGAAQAAEELVAAGTEDFMQRLRELAAVDVLKAYRQHAERIRDDELSKAQRLLANGASAEDALAQLARGLTNKLLHAPSVQLKKLSAEGRVEALSMAQELFALHEGTEKP, encoded by the coding sequence ATGGCTTTCCTCGCGCTTGGCATTAATCACAAGACCGCTTCGGTGGACGTCCGCGAGCGCGTAGCCTTCACGCCCGACCAGATGGTCGAGGCCTTGCGGCAGCTGTGCCGCGTGACGCCCACCCGCGAAGCGGCGATCCTCTCCACCTGCAATCGTAGCGAGCTGTATTTGCAGCAGGATGAGGTCGAGGCCGAAGCCGTACTCGCTTGGCTGGCCAGCTATCACCGACTCAGCCTCGATGAACTCAAGGCGTGCGCCTATGTGCATGTCGACGATCAGGCCGTGCGCCACATGATGCGGGTCGCCTCCGGGCTGGATTCGCTGGTACTGGGCGAGCCGCAGATTCTTGGTCAGATGAAGTCTGCCTATGCCGTCGCACGGGAGGCCGGCAGCGTCGGGCCTCTGCTTGGCCGGTTGTTTCAGGCCACCTTCAGCACTGCGAAGACCGTGCGCACCGACACCGCCATCGGCGAGAACCCGGTTTCGGTGGCGTTTGCCGCGGTCAGTCTGGCGCGGCAGATCTTCAGCAATCTGCAACGCAGCCAGGCCCTGCTGATCGGCGCCGGTGAGACCATCACCCTGGTCGCGCGCCATCTGCACGAGCAGGGTGTGAAGAAGATCGTGGTCGCCAACCGCACCCTCGAGCGGGCCAGCGCGCTGGCCGCCGAGCTAGGCGCGCAGGCGATCCTGCTTGCCGATATCCCGGACGAGTTGCACAACAGCGACATCGTCATCAGCTCCACCGCCAGCCAGTTGCCGATTCTCGGCAAGGGCGCGGTCGAACAGGCGCTGAAGCGACGCAAGCACAAGCCGATGTTCATGGTCGATATCGCCGTGCCGCGGGACATCGAATCGCAGGTCGGCGAGCTGGACGACGTCTATCTGTACACGGTCGACGATCTGCATGAGGTGGTTGCGGAGAACCTCAAGAGCCGCCAGGGCGCAGCGCAGGCGGCCGAGGAACTGGTCGCGGCCGGCACCGAGGACTTCATGCAGCGCTTGCGCGAGCTGGCCGCGGTGGATGTGCTCAAGGCCTATCGGCAGCATGCCGAGCGGATTCGCGACGACGAGCTGAGCAAGGCGCAGCGACTGCTGGCGAACGGCGCCAGCGCCGAGGATGCCCTTGCTCAGCTTGCCCGAGGCCTGACCAATAAATTGCTGCATGCGCCCAGCGTGCAACTGAAAAAACTCTCCGCCGAGGGCCGCGTCGAGGCGCTGAGCATGGCCCAGGAACTCTTCGCCCTGCACGAGGGCACGGAAAAACCATGA
- the prfA gene encoding peptide chain release factor 1 gives MKASLLNKLDILQDRFEELTALLGDAEVISDQTRFRAYSREYAEVEPVIVAYRQLCKVQQDLEGAQALLKDSDPDMREMAEEEVAEAKSQLETLEANLQRMLLPKDPNDGRNVFLEIRAGTGGDEAAIFAGDLFRMYSRYAEKQGWRVEILSESEGEHGGYKEVISRVEGDNVYAKLKFESGAHRVQRVPETESQGRIHTSACTVAVLPEPDEQAAVEINPAELRIDTYRSSGAGGQHVNKTDSAIRITHLPTGMVVECQEERSQHKNRAKAMAWLAAKLQDRQDAAAHKEISETRKLLVGSGDRSERIRTYNFPQGRVTDHRVNLTLYSLNEVIGGAVEQVIEPLLQEYQADQLAALGD, from the coding sequence ATGAAAGCTTCACTGCTCAACAAGCTGGACATCCTGCAGGACCGTTTCGAAGAACTCACCGCGCTACTTGGCGATGCCGAAGTCATCAGCGACCAGACCCGTTTTCGCGCATATTCCCGCGAATACGCCGAAGTCGAGCCGGTGATCGTCGCCTATCGCCAGCTGTGCAAGGTCCAGCAGGATCTCGAGGGGGCTCAGGCGCTGCTCAAGGACAGCGATCCCGACATGCGTGAGATGGCCGAGGAGGAGGTTGCCGAAGCCAAGTCACAGCTTGAGACATTGGAAGCCAACCTGCAGCGCATGCTGCTGCCCAAGGACCCCAACGACGGGCGCAACGTGTTCCTCGAGATCCGCGCCGGCACCGGCGGCGACGAGGCGGCGATCTTTGCTGGCGATCTGTTCCGCATGTATTCGCGCTATGCCGAAAAGCAGGGCTGGCGCGTCGAGATTCTCTCCGAGAGCGAGGGCGAACACGGCGGCTACAAGGAAGTGATTTCCCGCGTCGAGGGCGACAACGTCTACGCCAAGCTCAAGTTCGAATCAGGCGCGCACCGCGTGCAGCGCGTGCCGGAGACCGAGTCGCAGGGGCGTATTCATACCTCGGCCTGCACCGTTGCAGTGTTGCCCGAGCCGGATGAGCAGGCGGCGGTGGAGATCAATCCGGCCGAGCTGCGTATCGACACCTATCGTTCCTCCGGCGCCGGTGGTCAGCACGTCAACAAGACCGACTCGGCGATTCGTATCACGCACCTGCCCACTGGCATGGTGGTCGAGTGTCAGGAGGAGCGTTCGCAGCACAAGAACCGTGCGAAGGCCATGGCCTGGCTCGCCGCCAAGCTGCAGGACCGCCAGGACGCCGCGGCGCACAAGGAAATCTCCGAGACGCGCAAGCTGCTGGTCGGCTCCGGCGATCGCTCCGAGCGTATCCGTACCTACAACTTTCCCCAGGGCCGCGTCACCGACCATCGCGTCAACCTCACGCTGTATTCGCTCAATGAGGTGATCGGCGGCGCCGTGGAGCAGGTCATCGAGCCGCTGTTGCAGGAATACCAAGCCGACCAACTGGCCGCGCTGGGCGACTGA
- the prmC gene encoding peptide chain release factor N(5)-glutamine methyltransferase, with product MPTIESLLHSADLPDSPSARLDAEWLLAAALGKTASYLRTWPEREVPPACAERFATDLARRRQGEPIAYILGRQGFWSLELEVAADTLIPRPDTELLVETALQLIPATSARVLDLGTGTGAIALALAAECSAWQVCGVDRIESAVALAERNRVRLGLENAAFTVSNWFAGLQGERFQMIVSNPPYIPASDPHLQKGDVRFEPQSALVAGVDGLDDIRSIISQAPAHLQAGGWLLLEHGYDQAEAVRALLVCQGFEDVQSRLDLGGHERISLGRFS from the coding sequence ATGCCAACCATCGAGTCCTTGCTGCACAGTGCCGATCTCCCTGATTCGCCGAGCGCCAGGCTGGACGCCGAGTGGTTGCTCGCTGCCGCGCTGGGCAAGACGGCGAGCTACCTGCGCACTTGGCCGGAGCGCGAGGTGCCGCCTGCCTGCGCCGAGCGCTTCGCCACGGATCTGGCGCGGCGGCGGCAGGGTGAGCCAATCGCCTATATCCTCGGGCGGCAAGGCTTCTGGAGTCTGGAGCTGGAAGTGGCAGCGGATACGCTGATCCCGCGGCCTGACACCGAGCTACTGGTGGAAACCGCTTTGCAATTGATCCCTGCGACGTCGGCTCGGGTGCTCGATCTCGGCACCGGCACTGGCGCAATCGCACTGGCGCTAGCAGCCGAGTGTTCGGCTTGGCAGGTCTGTGGCGTGGACCGCATAGAATCAGCCGTAGCGCTGGCTGAGCGCAATCGGGTGCGCCTCGGGTTGGAAAACGCCGCTTTTACTGTGAGCAACTGGTTTGCCGGGCTGCAAGGCGAACGCTTCCAGATGATCGTCAGCAACCCGCCCTATATTCCGGCGAGCGATCCGCATCTGCAGAAGGGCGATGTTCGTTTCGAGCCGCAAAGTGCGCTGGTCGCAGGGGTTGACGGGTTGGACGATATTCGCTCGATCATCAGTCAGGCTCCGGCACACCTGCAGGCTGGTGGTTGGCTGCTGCTCGAGCACGGCTACGATCAGGCCGAGGCGGTGCGCGCGCTACTGGTTTGCCAGGGTTTCGAGGACGTGCAAAGCCGGCTCGATCTGGGTGGGCATGAGCGCATCAGCCTTGGCCGCTTTTCATGA
- a CDS encoding molybdopterin-synthase adenylyltransferase MoeB encodes MLSDEELLRYSRQILLKQVDIDGQLRLKQSRVLIVGLGGLGSPVALYLAAAGVGELHLADFDTLDLTNLQRQIAHDTPSLGLHKVDSVMARLGALNPHVQVVPYRSGLDADSLDAAVERVDLVLDCTDNFGIREAVNAACVKAKKPLVSGAAIRLEGQLSVFDSRVETSPCYHCLYGHGSEAELTCSEAGVVGPLVGMVGSLQALEALKLLVGFGEPLVGRLLLIDALSSRFRELRVKRDPHCAVCGASHG; translated from the coding sequence ATGCTGAGTGACGAAGAGCTGCTGCGCTACAGCCGGCAGATCCTGCTCAAGCAGGTCGATATCGACGGACAGCTGCGGCTCAAGCAGAGTCGAGTACTGATCGTCGGGCTTGGCGGGTTGGGCTCGCCGGTGGCGCTCTACCTGGCGGCCGCTGGCGTCGGTGAGCTGCACCTGGCCGACTTCGATACGCTGGATCTGACCAATCTGCAGCGGCAGATCGCTCACGACACACCGTCGCTTGGCCTGCACAAGGTCGACTCGGTCATGGCCCGGCTGGGGGCGCTGAACCCCCATGTACAGGTGGTGCCGTATCGCAGCGGGTTGGACGCCGATTCCTTGGATGCGGCAGTGGAGCGGGTCGATCTGGTGCTCGATTGCACGGACAACTTCGGCATTCGCGAAGCGGTCAACGCCGCATGTGTGAAAGCGAAAAAGCCGCTGGTCAGCGGTGCGGCGATCCGTCTCGAGGGGCAGCTTTCGGTGTTCGATTCGCGAGTCGAAACGAGCCCCTGTTACCACTGCCTCTATGGGCACGGTAGCGAAGCCGAGCTGACCTGCAGTGAAGCCGGTGTAGTGGGGCCGCTGGTGGGCATGGTTGGCAGCCTGCAGGCGTTGGAAGCGCTCAAGCTGCTGGTTGGTTTCGGCGAGCCGCTGGTTGGTCGACTGCTGCTGATCGATGCGCTGTCCAGTCGCTTCCGTGAGTTGCGGGTCAAGCGCGATCCACATTGTGCGGTGTGTGGCGCAAGCCATGGCTGA